Proteins found in one Pseudomonas marvdashtae genomic segment:
- a CDS encoding antibiotic biosynthesis monooxygenase, whose protein sequence is MQSPSNNRSFTQLIEFDIEPQSLQPLVIALTKQTERLARDHLGFLSASIQASEDGRRVLNYLQWQTREAGEAAFRSFENGEENFWQLIQAHRAKAVTFGSFQVLHDIERSLDNALQCRWLSQAQREIPEGDTHYQNR, encoded by the coding sequence ATGCAATCTCCAAGTAATAACCGCAGCTTCACGCAACTGATCGAATTCGATATCGAGCCGCAGTCGCTGCAGCCGTTGGTAATCGCCCTGACGAAGCAGACCGAGCGTCTGGCCCGTGACCACCTGGGCTTCCTCAGTGCCAGTATCCAGGCCAGCGAGGACGGCCGGCGGGTACTCAATTATTTGCAATGGCAAACCCGCGAAGCGGGTGAAGCGGCGTTTCGAAGTTTCGAAAACGGCGAGGAAAATTTCTGGCAGTTGATTCAGGCGCACCGGGCCAAAGCGGTGACGTTCGGCTCGTTCCAGGTGCTGCACGACATCGAGCGCAGCCTGGACAACGCGCTGCAGTGCCGCTGGCTCAGCCAAGCGCAACGAGAAATCCCAGAGGGCGATACCCACTATCAAAACCGTTGA
- a CDS encoding LysE family translocator yields MTLSLDLLLGFALFALVTSITPGPNNTMLLASGVNFGFNRTIPHMLGITCGFFSLVLAVGLGLGAVFQAYPLLYTVLRYVGAAYLMYLAWKIAHSGPVSDSGTGDHKPISYWGAAAFQWVNPKAWIMAIGAISTYTPLQGYFFNVVVIATVFALINLPSVSLWVVCGSLLRNLLRDRRWLRLFNWGMALLLVASLYPLLLESVS; encoded by the coding sequence ATGACCTTATCGCTTGATCTGCTGCTGGGCTTCGCCCTGTTTGCCCTCGTGACCTCGATCACGCCAGGCCCCAACAACACCATGTTGCTGGCCTCGGGTGTCAATTTCGGTTTCAACCGTACCATTCCTCACATGCTGGGCATCACCTGCGGGTTCTTTTCCCTGGTGTTGGCGGTGGGCCTTGGCCTGGGCGCGGTGTTCCAGGCCTACCCGCTGCTCTACACCGTGCTGCGCTACGTCGGCGCGGCGTACCTGATGTACCTGGCGTGGAAGATCGCTCATTCCGGTCCCGTTTCTGACAGTGGAACCGGGGACCATAAGCCGATCAGCTATTGGGGCGCGGCGGCGTTCCAATGGGTCAACCCCAAGGCCTGGATCATGGCCATCGGTGCCATCAGTACCTACACGCCTCTGCAAGGCTACTTTTTCAACGTGGTGGTGATCGCGACGGTGTTTGCCCTCATCAATCTGCCAAGTGTCAGCTTGTGGGTGGTTTGCGGCAGCCTGTTGCGCAACTTGTTGCGTGATCGTCGATGGCTGCGCCTGTTCAACTGGGGCATGGCGCTGCTGCTGGTCGCATCGCTGTATCCGTTGTTGCTCGAAAGCGTGAGCTGA
- a CDS encoding cysteine desulfurase family protein — MNKRPLYFDYAATTPVDERVIQVMVQCLGFDGNFGNPASSSHAFGQEARRSVEQARAQVAHLVGAQPGQIVWTSGATESNNLAIKGVAQMRGARAGHVITSLIEHKAVLDTVRQLEESGVAVTWLAPDADGLISPQAVREALRDDTFLVSLMLVNNELGTLNDAVAIGEIVREHGALFHMDAAQGAGKVSIDLARWPVDLMSFSAHKIYGPKGIGALYVGDRARAHLSAQIHGGGHEGGLRSGTLATHQIAAMGAAFELAAQFFDEELAKIARLRNRLLEPLLALPGVCINGSANCRIPHTLSVTFNAGEFNPATLGASIAFSATSACNSAQNTPSHVLLALGHDARAAGRTIRLSLGRFTSEQDVDEAVRLIKLACTAAPAFWAAAP; from the coding sequence ATGAATAAGCGTCCTTTGTATTTCGATTATGCCGCCACCACACCGGTGGATGAGCGAGTCATCCAAGTCATGGTCCAGTGCCTGGGGTTTGACGGTAATTTTGGCAACCCGGCCTCCAGCTCCCATGCCTTCGGACAGGAAGCCCGGCGTTCCGTGGAGCAGGCGCGAGCGCAGGTGGCCCACTTGGTTGGGGCTCAACCCGGGCAAATCGTCTGGACGTCCGGCGCCACCGAATCCAACAACCTGGCCATCAAGGGCGTGGCCCAGATGCGCGGTGCGCGCGCTGGCCATGTCATCACCAGCCTGATCGAACACAAGGCGGTCCTCGACACCGTCAGGCAGCTCGAGGAAAGTGGCGTCGCGGTGACCTGGCTGGCGCCGGACGCCGATGGGCTGATCAGTCCGCAAGCGGTTCGCGAGGCGTTGCGTGACGACACATTCCTGGTGTCGCTGATGCTGGTGAACAATGAGTTGGGCACCCTCAATGATGCCGTCGCCATCGGCGAAATCGTTCGCGAGCATGGTGCGCTGTTCCACATGGACGCGGCCCAGGGCGCCGGCAAGGTGAGCATCGACCTGGCCCGGTGGCCGGTGGACCTGATGTCTTTTTCGGCGCACAAGATCTACGGCCCCAAGGGCATCGGCGCGCTTTATGTCGGTGATCGCGCGCGGGCGCACCTGTCGGCCCAGATCCATGGCGGAGGTCATGAAGGTGGCTTGCGCTCCGGTACCCTGGCCACCCACCAGATTGCAGCGATGGGCGCGGCATTCGAGCTGGCGGCGCAGTTCTTTGATGAAGAGCTCGCCAAAATCGCCCGGTTGCGCAATCGTTTGCTTGAGCCGCTGCTGGCGTTGCCCGGTGTATGTATAAATGGCAGTGCGAACTGCCGGATCCCCCACACACTGAGCGTTACTTTCAACGCCGGCGAATTCAACCCGGCGACGCTGGGCGCATCGATTGCATTTTCCGCGACCTCGGCCTGCAACTCGGCGCAGAACACCCCGTCCCACGTGCTGCTTGCCCTGGGGCACGATGCGCGTGCGGCCGGGCGGACCATCCGCTTGAGCCTTGGTCGCTTTACCAGCGAGCAGGATGTCGATGAGGCCGTGCGGTTGATCAAGCTAGCCTGCACGGCTGCGCCGGCTTTCTGGGCGGCAGCGCCCTGA
- a CDS encoding aminopeptidase P family protein, with translation MSTQPLTAGQIPQRLARIRQLMSEEGVHALLVPSADPHLSEYLPGYWQGRQWLSGFHGSVGTLIVTADFAGVWADSRYWEQATQELEGSGIELVKLIPGQPGPLDWLGEQTPEGGVVAVDGAVMAVASARTLSSKLESRGARLRTDIDLLQQVWTDRPELPGQPVYAHLPPQATVNRVEKLAKLRESLKERGADWHFIATLDDIAWLFNLRGADVSFNPVFVSFALISQQRATLFVALGKIDASLRALLEQDGVTLRDYSEAAAALREVPSDASLQVDPARVTVGLLDNLNSGVKLVEGLNPTTLAKSRKSLADAEHIRLAMEQDGAALCEFFAWLENAWGRERITELTIDEHLTAARKRRPDFISLSFNTIAAFNANGAMPHYHATEEAHAVIEGDGLLLIDSGGQYLGGTTDITRMVPVGTPTPEQKRDCTRVLKGVIALSRAKFPKGILSPLLDAIARAPIWAEQVDYGHGTGHGVGYFLNVHEGPQVIAYQAAATPQTAMQPGMITSIEPGTYRPGRWGVRIENLVLNREAGSSEFGDFLEFETLTLCPIDTRCLEPSLLTQDEKDWFNGYHAEVQRRLSPLLDGDALQWLNTRTAAI, from the coding sequence ATGAGCACCCAGCCTTTGACCGCGGGACAGATTCCCCAGCGCCTGGCCCGAATCCGCCAATTGATGAGCGAGGAGGGCGTTCACGCGCTGCTGGTTCCATCAGCCGACCCGCATCTATCCGAGTATCTGCCGGGCTACTGGCAAGGGCGCCAATGGTTGTCGGGCTTCCATGGCTCGGTCGGTACCTTGATCGTCACTGCGGATTTCGCCGGGGTCTGGGCGGACAGTCGTTATTGGGAGCAGGCCACACAAGAACTGGAGGGCAGCGGCATCGAGCTGGTCAAACTCATTCCCGGCCAGCCTGGCCCGTTGGATTGGTTGGGCGAGCAGACGCCTGAAGGCGGCGTGGTTGCAGTTGACGGTGCGGTCATGGCCGTGGCGTCGGCCCGAACGTTGAGCAGCAAGCTTGAGTCGCGTGGCGCGCGATTGCGTACTGATATCGACCTGCTTCAGCAGGTTTGGACCGATCGTCCGGAGCTGCCTGGTCAGCCGGTGTACGCCCACCTCCCACCACAAGCGACGGTCAACCGTGTCGAGAAGCTTGCCAAGCTGCGTGAATCTCTCAAGGAGCGCGGCGCCGATTGGCATTTCATCGCCACGCTAGACGACATCGCCTGGCTGTTCAACCTGCGCGGCGCGGATGTGTCGTTCAATCCTGTATTCGTTTCCTTTGCCTTGATCAGCCAGCAGCGGGCAACGTTGTTTGTCGCCCTGGGCAAAATCGATGCATCGCTGCGTGCCCTCCTCGAACAGGATGGCGTGACGTTGCGCGACTACAGCGAGGCCGCGGCCGCTTTGCGTGAAGTTCCGAGCGACGCGAGCTTGCAGGTTGATCCGGCGCGGGTCACGGTCGGATTGCTGGACAACCTCAACAGTGGCGTGAAACTGGTCGAAGGGCTAAATCCCACGACACTGGCCAAATCCCGCAAAAGCCTGGCCGATGCCGAGCACATTCGTCTAGCCATGGAGCAGGACGGAGCGGCACTCTGCGAATTCTTCGCCTGGCTGGAGAATGCCTGGGGCCGCGAACGCATCACCGAGCTGACCATCGATGAGCACCTGACCGCAGCGCGCAAGCGTCGGCCGGATTTTATTTCCCTGAGCTTCAATACCATTGCAGCGTTCAATGCCAATGGCGCGATGCCGCATTATCACGCGACGGAAGAAGCGCACGCGGTTATTGAAGGCGATGGTTTGCTGCTGATCGATTCGGGTGGCCAATACCTGGGCGGTACCACGGACATCACGCGCATGGTGCCAGTCGGAACGCCGACACCAGAGCAGAAGCGTGATTGCACTCGTGTGCTCAAAGGCGTGATTGCCTTGTCCAGGGCCAAATTTCCAAAGGGCATCCTGTCGCCCTTGCTGGATGCCATCGCCCGCGCGCCCATCTGGGCTGAACAGGTGGATTACGGCCATGGCACTGGCCACGGCGTCGGTTATTTCCTGAATGTTCACGAGGGACCGCAGGTCATTGCCTACCAGGCCGCAGCCACGCCACAAACGGCAATGCAGCCGGGCATGATCACATCCATCGAGCCAGGCACGTATCGTCCCGGTCGCTGGGGTGTGCGCATCGAGAACCTGGTGTTGAATCGCGAGGCGGGCAGCAGCGAGTTCGGTGATTTCCTTGAGTTTGAAACCCTGACTCTATGCCCGATCGACACCCGTTGCCTCGAGCCGTCCCTGCTGACCCAGGATGAAAAAGACTGGTTCAACGGCTACCACGCCGAGGTTCAGCGTCGATTGAGCCCGTTGCTGGACGGCGACGCGCTGCAATGGCTGAATACCCGGACTGCGGCAATCTGA
- a CDS encoding 2-hydroxychromene-2-carboxylate isomerase: MNKSVEFFFDLGSPTTYLAYTQLPALCAQTASKLIYRPMLLGGVFKATGNASPVTVPAKGPYLFKDLNRFAKRYGVDFKLNPYFPINTLLLMRAVTGMQLRQPERFEAFVECLFRALWVDARNLNDPATVAAVLSEGGFDPDDVLALTADEQIKEALKTTTEEAIRRGVFGAPSMFVGAELFFGQDRLDFVREALG; this comes from the coding sequence ATGAATAAATCTGTGGAATTTTTCTTCGATCTCGGCAGCCCGACCACCTATTTGGCCTATACCCAGTTGCCCGCGCTTTGCGCGCAAACGGCCAGCAAACTTATTTACCGCCCGATGCTCCTCGGTGGCGTATTCAAGGCAACGGGCAACGCATCACCGGTGACCGTGCCAGCCAAAGGACCTTACCTGTTCAAGGATCTGAATCGCTTTGCCAAACGTTACGGCGTGGATTTCAAGCTCAATCCTTATTTCCCGATCAACACGTTGCTGCTGATGCGTGCCGTGACCGGCATGCAGTTGCGCCAGCCCGAGCGTTTCGAGGCTTTTGTTGAGTGTCTGTTCCGAGCATTGTGGGTCGATGCCCGCAACCTGAACGATCCGGCAACCGTGGCGGCGGTCCTGAGCGAGGGCGGTTTCGATCCTGATGATGTGCTGGCCTTGACCGCAGATGAACAGATCAAGGAAGCGCTCAAGACAACCACAGAAGAAGCTATCAGGCGTGGGGTGTTCGGCGCCCCGAGCATGTTCGTGGGCGCAGAACTGTTTTTTGGCCAGGATCGGCTGGACTTCGTCCGTGAAGCCCTTGGCTGA
- a CDS encoding SDR family oxidoreductase gives MNNKKIVLVVGAGDATGGAIARRFAQEGFVACVTRRSADKLEPLVNDIRAQGGEAHGFACDARKEDDVIALIEQIETQLGPIEAFVFNIGANVPCSILEETARKYFKIWEMACFSGFLNAREVAKRMVKRQRGTILFTGATAGLRGASGFAAFAGAKHGIRALAQSMARELGPMNIHVAHVVVDGAIDTDFIRNNFPEKYATKDEDGILDPGHIAENYWYLHTQPRDAWTFELDLRPWSERW, from the coding sequence ATGAATAATAAGAAGATCGTACTGGTTGTTGGTGCGGGCGATGCCACAGGGGGCGCCATCGCCAGGCGTTTCGCCCAGGAGGGTTTCGTCGCATGTGTGACGCGTCGCAGCGCCGACAAGCTCGAACCGTTGGTCAACGACATTCGAGCCCAAGGCGGCGAAGCCCACGGATTCGCTTGCGATGCGCGCAAGGAAGACGACGTCATTGCATTGATCGAGCAAATCGAGACTCAACTCGGCCCGATCGAAGCCTTTGTATTTAATATCGGCGCCAACGTGCCGTGCAGCATCCTGGAAGAGACAGCACGCAAGTATTTCAAGATCTGGGAGATGGCATGTTTCTCAGGTTTTCTCAACGCGCGGGAAGTGGCCAAGCGCATGGTCAAGCGCCAGCGCGGTACAATTCTGTTCACCGGGGCCACGGCGGGATTACGCGGCGCATCTGGGTTCGCCGCGTTTGCCGGGGCGAAGCACGGCATACGCGCGCTGGCCCAGAGTATGGCGCGTGAACTGGGGCCGATGAATATCCACGTGGCTCATGTGGTGGTCGACGGCGCCATCGACACTGATTTCATCCGCAATAATTTCCCTGAAAAATACGCAACCAAGGATGAGGACGGCATCCTCGACCCTGGGCACATTGCTGAAAATTATTGGTATCTGCACACCCAGCCTCGCGACGCCTGGACCTTCGAGCTGGACCTGCGCCCCTGGAGCGAACGCTGGTAG
- a CDS encoding TetR/AcrR family transcriptional regulator, which produces MRYSANHKMETREKLLVSSAMSAKKSGFSTVGVDGLMKAIGLSGGAFYSHFSSKDELFKVIIERELAHSLDRLSGDGVMDSTKLQRCLKQYLSMSHVEQPEAGCALPVLGAEIARSDLEVREAAQAWICRLHESWAQILGSGSLAWAILSQCVGALVVARMLATPEVQREVLKSSHDEISRRIAERPFD; this is translated from the coding sequence ATGCGTTATTCAGCCAATCACAAGATGGAAACCCGCGAAAAGCTCCTCGTTAGCAGCGCCATGTCAGCCAAGAAGTCGGGTTTTTCGACGGTAGGGGTTGATGGTCTTATGAAGGCGATCGGATTAAGCGGCGGTGCGTTCTACAGTCACTTCTCATCCAAGGACGAGCTTTTCAAGGTAATTATCGAGCGAGAGCTCGCCCACAGCCTGGACCGTTTGAGCGGCGACGGGGTGATGGACTCAACGAAACTGCAGCGTTGTCTCAAGCAATACCTGAGCATGAGCCATGTCGAGCAACCCGAAGCAGGGTGCGCCTTGCCGGTACTGGGAGCCGAGATTGCGCGTTCGGATCTGGAGGTTCGTGAAGCGGCACAAGCGTGGATCTGCCGTCTGCACGAAAGTTGGGCGCAAATACTGGGAAGCGGCAGTCTTGCGTGGGCGATCCTGTCGCAATGCGTGGGAGCGTTGGTCGTCGCGCGAATGTTGGCGACACCCGAGGTCCAGCGTGAGGTCCTCAAGTCCAGTCATGATGAAATCAGCCGCCGAATAGCCGAGCGGCCATTCGATTGA
- the rhtA gene encoding threonine/homoserine exporter RhtA, whose protein sequence is MTSPNRNLVATLYPVALLLIAMASIQSGASLAKSMFPVVGAQGTTTLRLIFASLIMLLLLRPWRAKLTAQSLRTVVIYGLALGGMNFLFYMSLRTVPLGIAVALEFTGPLAVAIYASRRAIDFLWIALAVIGLLLLIPTGAASASIDLTGASYALGAGVCWALYILFGQKAGADNGVQTAALGVMIAALFVAPIGIVHAGAALLTPSLIPVAIAVAILSTALPYTLEMISLTRIPARTFGTLMSVEPAIGALSGLLFLQEYLSLAQWSAITCIILASIGATLTMGDTAKPAVAAD, encoded by the coding sequence ATGACTTCTCCCAATCGCAACCTGGTAGCTACCCTATATCCGGTTGCCCTGCTCCTCATAGCCATGGCATCCATCCAGTCCGGAGCATCCCTCGCCAAAAGCATGTTCCCGGTTGTAGGCGCCCAAGGCACCACTACACTGCGGCTCATTTTTGCCAGCCTCATCATGTTGCTGTTGCTACGACCCTGGCGAGCCAAACTCACCGCCCAGTCCCTGCGCACCGTGGTCATCTACGGATTGGCCCTGGGCGGTATGAATTTCCTCTTCTATATGTCGCTTCGCACGGTTCCACTGGGCATTGCCGTGGCACTGGAGTTTACCGGCCCCTTGGCCGTTGCCATCTACGCCTCTCGCCGAGCAATTGATTTCCTCTGGATTGCCCTGGCAGTGATTGGACTGCTGTTACTCATACCAACCGGAGCAGCCAGCGCCAGCATCGATCTGACCGGAGCCAGCTATGCCCTGGGAGCAGGCGTGTGTTGGGCGCTGTACATTCTGTTTGGCCAAAAGGCAGGAGCGGATAACGGCGTGCAGACCGCGGCATTGGGCGTCATGATCGCCGCCTTGTTTGTAGCCCCTATCGGCATCGTCCATGCCGGGGCCGCGCTACTTACGCCAAGTCTTATCCCGGTCGCCATTGCAGTTGCCATACTCTCCACTGCCCTGCCTTATACCTTGGAAATGATCTCCCTGACCCGGATCCCCGCGCGTACGTTTGGAACCCTTATGAGCGTCGAGCCCGCGATAGGCGCGTTGTCGGGCCTGTTATTCCTCCAAGAGTATCTGTCCCTGGCCCAGTGGAGCGCCATCACCTGCATTATCCTCGCTTCGATCGGCGCGACGCTGACCATGGGCGATACCGCAAAGCCCGCCGTTGCGGCGGATTGA
- a CDS encoding lysozyme inhibitor LprI family protein, whose translation MSSRLLLPLIPLLFIAAVHAEDCTDATSQGDLNQCSAQENKAADKELNSLYKQITARLKDNAEAKQLLVKAQRAWIGFRDAECSFSASGVEGGSVYPMIHNECITAVTKARIETLKTYLKCKEGDLSCPVPEA comes from the coding sequence ATGTCCAGCCGCTTGCTTCTGCCCCTGATCCCCCTGTTATTCATCGCCGCTGTCCACGCTGAAGATTGCACCGACGCCACGAGCCAAGGTGACCTGAACCAGTGCTCGGCCCAAGAGAACAAGGCCGCCGACAAGGAGCTGAACAGCTTGTACAAGCAAATCACAGCGCGCCTGAAGGACAATGCCGAAGCCAAGCAACTGCTGGTCAAGGCGCAACGTGCCTGGATCGGCTTTCGTGACGCTGAATGCAGCTTTTCTGCGTCCGGCGTTGAAGGCGGTAGCGTCTATCCAATGATCCACAATGAGTGTATTACAGCCGTTACGAAGGCGCGTATCGAGACGCTCAAGACTTATCTGAAATGCAAGGAGGGCGATTTGAGCTGCCCGGTGCCTGAGGCTTGA
- a CDS encoding SRPBCC family protein — MHLSDRIERKILLKAPRSQVWRALANAETFGQWFGVNLAGKRFVAGERTQGQITYPGYEHLVWDVAVERVEPERVFSFRWHPYAVDPQTDYSQESETQVQFELEDMNGGTLLKVVESGFKKIPEARRLKAFRMDSRGWDEQMANIEEFLSKS, encoded by the coding sequence ATGCATTTATCCGATCGTATCGAAAGAAAGATCCTACTGAAGGCGCCGCGTTCACAAGTCTGGCGCGCTCTGGCCAATGCTGAGACCTTCGGCCAATGGTTTGGTGTAAACCTCGCGGGCAAACGGTTCGTTGCGGGTGAGCGCACCCAAGGGCAGATCACCTATCCGGGGTATGAGCATCTTGTCTGGGATGTGGCGGTGGAACGCGTCGAGCCCGAGCGGGTGTTCTCATTTCGCTGGCATCCTTACGCCGTCGATCCGCAAACCGATTACTCCCAGGAATCTGAAACCCAAGTGCAGTTCGAACTCGAAGACATGAATGGAGGGACCTTGCTAAAGGTGGTGGAGTCGGGTTTCAAAAAGATTCCCGAGGCGCGCCGACTCAAGGCCTTCCGCATGGACAGTCGCGGCTGGGATGAGCAGATGGCGAACATTGAAGAGTTTCTGAGCAAATCGTGA
- a CDS encoding AraC family transcriptional regulator, which produces MSVSTSITIAPDNGVDLRRAELANLMKRFAPEYGVHSTAIEALHLIRSDHPTEALHVVHKPGLCVIVQGRKEVTLADERYVYDPLNYLVVSVTLPLAGQVIEASPDQPYLCIRLDIDPAQICRLIADASPIGVPTERADRGLFLDRIDEPLLDAMLRLLRLLDSPDDIATLAPLAQQEIFYRLLRGAQGRRLHEIAIPDTQTHRISRAIEWLNTHYAEPLSIESLAQMINLSASALHHRFKAVTAMSPLQYQKQLRLQEARRLLLAENSDVSSIGYKMGYESPSQFSREYSRLFGASPSKDIARLRAMALQASSA; this is translated from the coding sequence ATGTCGGTATCCACCTCCATCACCATCGCGCCTGATAATGGCGTAGACCTGCGTCGCGCCGAACTGGCGAACTTGATGAAGCGCTTCGCGCCGGAATATGGCGTTCATTCCACGGCTATAGAGGCGTTGCACCTGATCCGTAGCGACCATCCCACCGAAGCCTTGCACGTCGTGCATAAGCCTGGGCTGTGCGTGATTGTTCAAGGGCGCAAAGAGGTCACGCTCGCGGACGAACGCTACGTTTATGATCCGCTTAACTACCTGGTGGTCTCGGTGACGCTACCGTTGGCCGGCCAGGTGATCGAGGCTAGCCCCGATCAACCGTACCTGTGCATCCGCCTGGACATCGACCCGGCGCAAATCTGCCGACTGATCGCCGACGCCAGCCCAATCGGCGTGCCAACCGAAAGAGCCGATCGCGGGTTGTTTCTCGACCGAATCGATGAGCCCCTGCTCGACGCAATGCTGCGCTTGCTGCGACTGCTGGACAGTCCGGACGACATTGCGACCCTCGCCCCCTTGGCCCAGCAGGAGATTTTTTATCGACTGTTGCGGGGTGCCCAAGGCCGACGCCTGCATGAGATTGCCATTCCTGACACCCAGACACACCGCATCAGCCGCGCCATCGAGTGGCTCAACACGCATTACGCCGAACCGCTGAGCATCGAAAGCCTGGCGCAGATGATCAATCTCAGCGCCTCGGCACTGCATCATCGTTTCAAAGCCGTGACCGCCATGAGCCCGCTGCAATATCAAAAACAGTTGCGCCTGCAAGAAGCCCGGCGACTTTTACTGGCGGAGAACAGCGACGTTTCGTCAATCGGCTACAAGATGGGCTATGAAAGCCCTTCGCAGTTCAGCCGTGAATACAGCCGTCTATTCGGCGCCTCGCCGAGCAAGGACATCGCCCGCCTGCGTGCCATGGCGTTGCAAGCCAGCAGCGCCTGA
- a CDS encoding SDR family oxidoreductase — protein MSDIQNKVVVITGASSGIGEAAARLLAARGASVVLGARRVDRLQALVEELQAAGQQAACRAVDVTRRDDVQSLIDFAVERFGRVDVIVNNAGVMPLSKLEALKVEEWDRMIDVNIRGVLHGIAAGLPLMQRQRSGQFINIASIGAYTVSPTAAVYCATKFAVRAISEGLRQEVGGDVRVTVISPGVTESELAESISDEGGRAEMREFRKIAIPAEAIARAIAYAVEQPADVDVSELVVRPTASPF, from the coding sequence ATGTCCGATATTCAAAACAAAGTAGTGGTCATCACTGGCGCAAGCAGCGGGATTGGCGAGGCGGCGGCGCGGTTGCTGGCCGCCCGGGGTGCTTCTGTTGTGCTTGGCGCCCGGCGCGTGGACCGCTTGCAAGCGCTGGTGGAGGAACTTCAAGCCGCGGGCCAGCAGGCCGCCTGCCGAGCCGTGGACGTGACCCGTCGTGACGACGTCCAGAGCCTGATCGATTTCGCTGTCGAAAGATTCGGACGGGTTGATGTCATCGTCAACAACGCCGGGGTCATGCCGCTCTCCAAGCTCGAGGCGCTGAAAGTCGAGGAATGGGATCGCATGATCGACGTCAACATTCGTGGCGTGCTTCATGGCATCGCCGCCGGTTTGCCGCTGATGCAGCGCCAACGCAGCGGCCAGTTCATCAACATTGCTTCCATCGGTGCCTACACCGTCAGCCCCACGGCCGCTGTGTACTGCGCGACGAAATTTGCTGTACGGGCGATTTCCGAGGGCCTGCGCCAGGAGGTCGGTGGCGATGTTCGCGTGACGGTGATTTCACCTGGCGTGACCGAGTCGGAACTGGCCGAAAGCATTTCCGACGAAGGCGGGCGCGCCGAGATGCGCGAGTTCCGCAAGATTGCCATTCCCGCCGAGGCCATTGCCCGGGCCATTGCCTATGCGGTCGAGCAACCGGCGGACGTGGACGTCAGCGAACTGGTGGTGCGGCCGACGGCCAGCCCGTTCTAA
- the inhA gene encoding isonitrile hydratase, whose protein sequence is MTLQIGFLLFPQVQQLDLTGPYDVLASLPDVKIHLIWKDLAPVTSSTGLVLLPTTTYEECPKLDVICVPGGSGVGPLMEDEQTLTFIKRQAAHAKYITSVCTGSLVLGAAGLLRGKRATTHWAFHSLLQPLGATPVNDRVVRDGNLFTGGGITAGIDFALTLAAELFDQDTAELVQLQLEYAPAPPFAAGSPDSAPTQVLEEANRRSAESFRVRSQITQRAAARLESA, encoded by the coding sequence ATGACCTTGCAGATCGGTTTTCTGTTATTCCCTCAGGTCCAGCAGCTGGATCTCACCGGCCCGTACGACGTGCTGGCCTCGTTGCCGGATGTGAAAATCCACCTGATCTGGAAAGACCTGGCGCCCGTCACCTCCAGCACCGGACTCGTCCTGCTGCCAACCACCACGTACGAGGAGTGCCCGAAACTCGACGTCATCTGCGTCCCCGGCGGCAGCGGCGTCGGCCCGTTGATGGAAGATGAGCAGACCCTGACGTTCATCAAGCGCCAGGCGGCCCACGCCAAGTACATCACTTCGGTGTGCACCGGTTCGCTGGTACTCGGCGCGGCGGGACTGTTGCGTGGCAAACGTGCCACCACCCACTGGGCCTTCCACAGTTTGTTGCAGCCCTTGGGAGCGACGCCGGTCAACGATCGCGTGGTCCGCGACGGCAACCTGTTCACCGGCGGCGGTATCACCGCAGGAATCGATTTTGCCTTGACCCTGGCAGCAGAGCTGTTCGACCAGGACACCGCCGAGCTGGTCCAACTGCAGCTTGAATACGCGCCGGCTCCACCGTTCGCCGCAGGTTCTCCGGACAGCGCACCGACGCAGGTGCTCGAAGAGGCCAACCGGCGCTCGGCGGAGTCGTTCCGGGTGCGCTCGCAGATCACCCAGCGGGCTGCGGCGCGGTTGGAATCGGCGTAA